From the genome of Fusarium oxysporum f. sp. lycopersici 4287 chromosome 3, whole genome shotgun sequence, one region includes:
- a CDS encoding hypothetical protein (At least one base has a quality score < 10) codes for MSRSSKIVTRREKAKTRGEQGASPGDIIELRDNAPSAHGEPTELAKGTAIRVTRQSLGVFQLMFPDRDEVVKDVLWDRFVHAMIDAGFTARNNSGSAVAFKQLSREGGRIVFHKPHPVDKIDPVLLRIMGKRMSRWFGWRRELFVLRDKTT; via the coding sequence ATGTCTCGGTCGTCCAAGATAGTTACACGCCGAGAAAAAGCTAAAACACGGGGAGAGCAAGGTGCTTCTCCCGGTGATATAATAGAGCTACGGGACAATGCTCCAAGTGCTCACGGAGAACCCACCGAGTTGGCCAAAGGTACCGCCATTAGAGTAACGAGGCAATCGTTGGGGGTCTTTCAACTTATGTTCCCCGACAGAGATGAGGTTGTGAAGGACGTGTTGTGGGATCGATTTGTTCATGCCATGATTGATGCGGGATTTACTGCGAGGAACAACAGCGGCTCGGCAGTGGCGTTTAAGCAGTTGTCCAGGGAGGGAGGCAGGATCGTCTTTCACAAGCCACATCCTGTTGACAAGATCGATCCAGTTCTGTTACGGATCATGGGCAAGAGAATGTCAAGGTGGTTTGGGTGGAGGCGGGAACTTTTTGTTTTGCGCGACAAGACCACCTGA